A section of the Pseudomonas prosekii genome encodes:
- the hglS gene encoding 2-oxoadipate dioxygenase/decarboxylase HglS, translated as MSQPSFVSPDLIRQRFSKAMSDMYREEVPLYGALMALVEQTNRDVLASDPQIARQLESTGEIQRLDLERHGAIRVGSAAELATLARLFAVMGMQPVGYYDLTPAGVPVHSTAFRAVHEAALQVSPFRVFTSLLRLELIEDLELRAFAESVLAQRSIFTPTALQLIELAETQGGLSDKQAWQFVEQALETFRWHHTATVTAAQYQQLSAQHRLIADVVAFKGPHINHLTPRTLDIDMVQAQMPEHGITPKAVIEGPPRRQCPILLRQTSFKALDEPIAFTDQDNARGSHSARFGEIEQRGAALTPKGRALYDRLLNAARDELKDFPNEANADRYNELMAQHFGEFPDTLDGMRRQELAYFRYFVTEKGLAMEGLSGALQDLLDQGLVRAEPLVYEDFLPVSAAGIFQSNLGDAAQTHYGEHSNQQAFEQALGRKTINELQLYAETQQRSIDQCYARSSTTQPL; from the coding sequence ATGAGCCAGCCGAGCTTCGTCAGCCCCGACCTGATCCGCCAGCGCTTTTCCAAAGCGATGTCCGACATGTACCGCGAAGAAGTGCCGCTGTACGGCGCGCTGATGGCATTGGTGGAACAGACCAACCGCGACGTTTTAGCGAGCGACCCGCAGATCGCCCGGCAGCTCGAAAGCACCGGCGAAATTCAGCGTCTGGACCTGGAGCGCCACGGCGCAATCCGCGTCGGCAGCGCTGCCGAACTCGCCACCCTCGCCCGTTTGTTCGCGGTGATGGGCATGCAACCGGTGGGTTATTACGACCTGACGCCGGCGGGCGTGCCGGTGCATTCGACGGCGTTTCGCGCAGTGCATGAAGCGGCGTTGCAGGTCAGCCCGTTTCGGGTGTTCACCTCGTTATTGCGCCTGGAATTGATCGAAGATCTGGAACTGCGCGCGTTCGCCGAATCGGTGTTGGCGCAACGTTCGATTTTCACCCCGACTGCGCTGCAATTGATCGAACTGGCCGAAACCCAGGGCGGGCTCAGCGACAAACAGGCATGGCAATTTGTCGAGCAGGCGCTGGAGACGTTTCGCTGGCATCACACCGCCACCGTCACTGCCGCGCAATATCAGCAACTCAGCGCCCAGCATCGATTGATCGCCGATGTCGTCGCGTTCAAAGGCCCGCACATTAATCACCTGACCCCGCGCACGCTGGACATCGACATGGTCCAGGCGCAAATGCCTGAGCATGGCATCACGCCCAAAGCGGTGATCGAAGGCCCGCCGCGCCGCCAGTGCCCGATCCTGCTGCGCCAGACCAGTTTCAAAGCGCTCGACGAGCCGATTGCCTTCACCGATCAGGACAATGCACGCGGCAGCCACAGCGCGCGTTTCGGCGAAATCGAACAACGCGGCGCGGCGCTCACGCCCAAGGGTCGAGCGCTGTACGACCGGCTGCTGAACGCGGCGCGCGATGAACTGAAGGACTTTCCGAATGAAGCCAACGCCGACCGCTACAACGAATTGATGGCCCAGCACTTTGGCGAATTCCCTGACACGCTCGACGGCATGCGCCGACAAGAACTGGCGTACTTTCGCTACTTCGTGACGGAAAAAGGCTTGGCGATGGAAGGATTGAGCGGGGCGTTGCAGGACTTGCTGGATCAAGGTCTGGTGCGGGCCGAGCCGCTGGTGTACGAGGACTTTTTGCCGGTGAGTGCGGCGGGGATTTTCCAGTCGAACCTCGGGGACGCGGCGCAAACGCATTATGGCGAGCATTCGAATCAGCAAGCGTTCGAGCAGGCGTTGGGGCGCAAGACCATTAATGAGTTGCAGCTGTACGCCGAGACCCAACAGCGCTCGATTGATCAGTGCTACGCCAGATCGTCCACCACCCAACCCCTGTAG
- a CDS encoding type 1 glutamine amidotransferase domain-containing protein — protein sequence MKILMVLTSHDQLGNTGKKTGFWLEEFAAPYYTFKDAGAQLTLASPKGGQPPLDPKSDEPDAQTAATERFRKDSAAQSALASTVVLSSVKAEDFDAVFYPGGHGPLWDLAEDQHSIALIEALYQAGKPVATVCHAPGVLRHVKDADGQPLVKGKRVTGFSNSEEEAVQLTDIVPFLVEDELKAKGGIYSKGEDWASYVTTDGLLLSGQNPASSQATAEALLAKLAN from the coding sequence ATGAAAATCCTGATGGTTTTAACGTCCCACGATCAATTGGGAAATACCGGCAAGAAAACCGGTTTCTGGCTGGAAGAATTCGCCGCGCCGTATTACACGTTCAAAGACGCCGGCGCGCAGTTGACCCTGGCCTCGCCGAAGGGCGGTCAGCCGCCGCTGGACCCGAAAAGCGACGAGCCGGACGCGCAAACCGCCGCCACCGAGCGCTTTCGCAAGGATTCGGCAGCGCAGTCCGCATTGGCTTCGACGGTCGTGCTGAGCAGCGTGAAGGCTGAAGATTTCGACGCCGTGTTCTATCCGGGCGGCCATGGTCCGCTGTGGGATCTGGCTGAAGATCAGCACTCGATCGCGCTGATCGAAGCGCTCTACCAGGCCGGTAAACCCGTTGCCACTGTGTGCCATGCGCCGGGTGTGTTGCGCCACGTCAAGGACGCGGACGGTCAGCCGTTGGTCAAAGGCAAACGTGTGACTGGCTTCAGCAACAGCGAAGAAGAAGCGGTGCAGTTGACCGATATCGTGCCGTTTCTGGTTGAGGATGAGCTCAAAGCCAAGGGCGGGATTTATTCGAAGGGCGAGGATTGGGCAAGCTACGTGACCACCGACGGGTTGTTGCTGAGCGGGCAGAACCCGGCGTCATCGCAAGCTACGGCTGAAGCGTTGCTGGCGAAACTGGCCAACTGA
- a CDS encoding Hcp family type VI secretion system effector, producing MATPAYMSVTGEKQGLITAGAFTADSVGNTYQEGHEDQVMVQAFSHDVIIPRDPQSGQPTGQRVHKPVVITKVYDKASPLLQAALTSGERMSEIVIQWYRTSAQGTQEHYYTTKLEDAIIVAINNKMHNCQDPSNSHFTHLEEVQFTYRKITWTHEVSGTSGSDDWRQPVA from the coding sequence ATGGCTACACCAGCGTACATGTCCGTCACTGGCGAAAAACAAGGTCTGATCACCGCCGGCGCTTTCACTGCCGATTCGGTTGGCAACACCTACCAGGAAGGTCACGAAGACCAGGTCATGGTTCAGGCTTTCAGCCACGACGTCATCATCCCGCGTGACCCGCAGTCCGGCCAACCTACTGGTCAGCGCGTTCACAAGCCAGTTGTGATCACCAAGGTCTACGACAAGGCTTCGCCACTGCTGCAAGCCGCTCTGACATCCGGCGAGCGCATGAGCGAAATCGTTATCCAGTGGTATCGCACTTCGGCCCAAGGGACCCAAGAGCACTACTACACCACCAAACTGGAAGACGCGATCATCGTCGCCATCAACAACAAAATGCACAACTGCCAGGATCCGTCGAACTCGCACTTCACGCACCTGGAAGAAGTACAGTTCACCTACCGCAAAATCACCTGGACCCACGAAGTATCCGGTACTTCGGGTTCCGATGACTGGCGTCAACCAGTCGCTTAA
- the glcF gene encoding glycolate oxidase subunit GlcF gives MQTTLSEQSRKLPRAAEAEKILRTCVHCGFCNATCPTYQLLGDELDGPRGRIYLIKQVLEGAPATAKTQLHLDRCLSCRNCETTCPSGVDYHNLYDIGRAVVDQAVPRTPGQRLLREGLRALAPNPNLFKSLLRIGATFRPLLPRNVEAKLPHGLPVTGTRPAIRHVRRVLLLEGCVQPGLSPNTNAAAARVLDRVGISVIAAPEAGCCGALDYHLDAQTKGLDRARHNIDAWWPHLESGAEAIVQTASGCGAFIKDYAHLLEHDPAYAAKAQRVSALALDLVQVLAEEPLERVCSATAQRIAVHCPCTLQHAQKLGGTVEALLSRLGFNLSAVPDSHLCCGSAGIYSLTQPELARQLRDNKLNALESARPDLIVTANIGCQSHLASAARTPVRHWIELVDQSLGE, from the coding sequence ATGCAAACCACCCTCAGCGAACAATCGCGCAAACTGCCACGGGCCGCCGAAGCGGAAAAAATCCTCCGTACTTGCGTGCATTGCGGGTTCTGCAACGCCACGTGCCCGACCTATCAACTGCTCGGCGACGAGCTCGACGGCCCGCGCGGGCGCATCTATCTGATCAAGCAAGTGCTCGAAGGCGCGCCTGCCACCGCCAAAACCCAATTGCACCTGGACCGTTGCCTGTCATGCCGCAACTGCGAAACCACCTGCCCGTCCGGCGTCGATTATCACAATTTGTATGACATTGGCCGCGCCGTAGTCGATCAAGCGGTGCCGCGCACGCCCGGTCAACGCCTGCTGCGCGAAGGTTTGCGGGCGCTGGCGCCGAATCCGAACCTGTTCAAATCGCTGCTGCGAATCGGTGCGACGTTTCGTCCTTTATTGCCACGCAATGTCGAAGCGAAGTTGCCTCACGGTCTGCCAGTGACCGGCACACGCCCCGCCATTCGGCATGTGCGCCGGGTGTTGCTGCTCGAAGGCTGCGTGCAACCGGGTCTGTCGCCGAACACCAACGCGGCGGCGGCGCGGGTGCTCGACCGCGTAGGAATCAGCGTGATTGCGGCGCCCGAGGCCGGTTGCTGCGGCGCGCTGGATTATCACCTCGACGCGCAAACCAAAGGCCTCGACCGCGCTCGCCACAACATTGATGCGTGGTGGCCGCACCTGGAAAGCGGCGCCGAAGCCATCGTGCAAACCGCCAGCGGCTGCGGCGCGTTCATCAAGGATTACGCGCATCTGCTTGAACACGATCCGGCATATGCCGCCAAAGCGCAGCGGGTCAGCGCGCTGGCACTGGATCTGGTGCAAGTGCTGGCCGAGGAACCGCTGGAGCGCGTCTGCTCGGCGACGGCTCAGCGCATCGCTGTTCATTGCCCCTGCACCTTGCAGCACGCGCAAAAACTCGGCGGCACGGTGGAAGCGCTGCTCAGCCGCTTGGGTTTCAACCTCAGCGCGGTGCCGGACAGTCATTTGTGTTGCGGCTCGGCCGGTATTTATTCATTGACCCAACCGGAACTGGCCCGGCAACTGCGCGACAACAAACTCAACGCGCTGGAAAGTGCTCGCCCGGATCTGATCGTCACCGCCAACATCGGTTGCCAGAGCCACCTCGCCAGTGCCGCGCGCACACCGGTCCGGCACTGGATCGAACTGGTGGACCAGTCGCTGGGAGAATGA
- the glcE gene encoding glycolate oxidase subunit GlcE — protein MSDFDASEALLAQVNQARDDATPLRIQGSNSKAFLGREVAGEVLDTRAHRGIVSYDPTELVVSVRAGTPLSELLAALDAKGQMLPCEPPSFGDGATVGGMIGAGLSGPRRPWSGSVRDFVLGTRVITGLGKHLRFGGEVMKNVAGYDLSRLLVGSYGCLGVLTEVSLKVLPKPRQCLSISLEIDSARALIKLAEWGQQPLPISAASHDGQRLHLRLEGGEGSVTAAHQRLGGEPLDSGYWAQLNEQRLAFFDEGLPLWRLSLPNNLGPLALPGEQLIDWAGAQRWLKSDADNIQALAHELGGHATCFSHGTSQTPFQPLAPALLRYHRQLKAQLDPQGLFNPGRMYAEF, from the coding sequence ATGAGCGATTTCGATGCCAGCGAAGCGTTGCTCGCGCAGGTCAATCAGGCCCGCGACGACGCCACGCCGCTGCGCATCCAGGGCAGTAACAGCAAGGCGTTTCTCGGACGCGAGGTGGCCGGCGAAGTGCTCGATACCCGCGCCCATCGCGGCATCGTCAGCTACGACCCGACAGAATTGGTGGTCAGCGTGCGCGCCGGCACGCCGCTGAGCGAATTGCTGGCCGCGCTCGACGCCAAGGGGCAAATGCTCCCGTGCGAACCGCCGTCATTCGGCGACGGCGCCACGGTCGGCGGGATGATCGGCGCCGGGCTCTCCGGCCCACGGCGCCCTTGGTCAGGCTCGGTGCGCGACTTTGTCCTCGGCACGCGGGTGATTACCGGCCTCGGCAAACACCTGCGCTTTGGCGGCGAAGTGATGAAAAACGTCGCCGGTTATGACCTCTCGCGCTTGCTCGTGGGCAGTTACGGTTGCCTCGGCGTGCTGACCGAAGTCTCGCTCAAAGTGCTGCCCAAACCGCGGCAATGCCTGAGCATCAGCCTGGAAATCGACAGCGCCCGCGCCCTGATCAAACTCGCCGAATGGGGCCAGCAACCGCTGCCGATCAGCGCCGCCAGCCACGATGGCCAGCGGTTGCATCTGCGCCTGGAGGGTGGCGAAGGCTCGGTGACGGCGGCCCATCAACGCCTCGGCGGCGAGCCGCTGGACTCAGGTTATTGGGCGCAACTGAACGAACAACGCCTGGCTTTTTTTGATGAGGGATTGCCGCTGTGGCGGTTGTCCTTGCCGAACAATCTCGGACCGTTGGCGCTGCCCGGCGAACAATTGATCGACTGGGCCGGCGCGCAACGCTGGTTGAAATCCGATGCCGACAATATTCAAGCGCTGGCCCACGAACTCGGCGGCCACGCGACCTGTTTCAGCCACGGCACCAGTCAAACACCGTTCCAGCCACTGGCCCCGGCGTTGCTGCGTTATCACCGGCAACTCAAGGCGCAACTCGACCCGCAAGGGCTGTTCAACCCTGGCCGGATGTACGCGGAGTTCTAG
- a CDS encoding alkene reductase, whose translation MTGSALFTPIRLGPFTLQNRLVLPPLTRSRSSQPGNIPNALMAEYYRQRSSAGLLITEGIQIEPRGQGYAWTPGIHSQEQIDGWKLVTEAVHAEGKPIFAQLWHVGRVSHTSLQPGGAAPVGPSAIPATAVSVFIETGPGTGALAEPSVPQALSTAQVKELVELYAQGARNALAAGFDGVELHCANGYLVNQFISEHSNQRTDEYGGSLSNRLRFLREITEAVAAVVGKDRVGVRFAPLFASTDEARVYLGLVEENPHETYLEAVKLMEQIGIAYVSLAEADWDNAPELPTTFREAVREAFSGLLMYAGKYSSARADKVLDNDWGDLIGFGRWFIANPDLPARLLNQWPLNELDASSLYGGTAVGYSDYPRYQPSL comes from the coding sequence ATGACCGGCTCCGCCCTTTTCACCCCCATCCGCCTCGGCCCATTCACCCTGCAAAATCGTCTGGTGCTGCCACCGCTGACGCGCTCGCGCAGCAGCCAACCGGGCAACATCCCCAACGCCTTGATGGCCGAGTATTACCGCCAGCGCAGCAGCGCCGGTCTGCTGATCACCGAAGGCATTCAGATCGAACCGCGCGGTCAGGGCTACGCCTGGACCCCGGGCATCCACAGTCAGGAACAAATCGACGGCTGGAAACTGGTGACCGAGGCGGTGCACGCCGAGGGAAAACCGATATTTGCGCAGCTGTGGCATGTCGGCCGGGTATCGCACACCTCGCTGCAACCGGGTGGCGCGGCGCCGGTCGGGCCGTCGGCAATCCCGGCGACGGCGGTCAGCGTGTTTATCGAAACCGGCCCGGGCACCGGCGCACTGGCCGAACCGTCCGTGCCGCAAGCGCTGAGCACCGCGCAAGTCAAGGAACTGGTGGAGCTTTACGCTCAGGGCGCACGCAATGCTCTGGCGGCCGGTTTTGATGGTGTCGAGTTGCATTGCGCCAATGGTTACCTGGTGAATCAATTTATCTCCGAGCACAGTAACCAGCGCACCGACGAATACGGCGGCTCGCTGAGCAATCGCCTGCGCTTTCTGCGCGAAATCACCGAAGCCGTTGCGGCGGTGGTGGGCAAGGATCGCGTCGGCGTGCGGTTTGCACCGCTGTTCGCCAGCACTGACGAAGCCCGCGTGTACCTCGGCCTCGTCGAAGAAAACCCGCACGAGACCTACCTCGAAGCGGTGAAGTTGATGGAGCAAATCGGCATCGCTTACGTGTCGCTGGCCGAAGCCGACTGGGACAACGCGCCGGAGTTGCCGACGACCTTCCGCGAGGCTGTGCGCGAGGCATTCAGCGGGCTGCTGATGTACGCCGGCAAGTATTCGAGCGCGCGTGCCGACAAGGTTCTGGACAATGACTGGGGCGATCTGATCGGTTTCGGCCGCTGGTTCATCGCCAACCCGGACCTGCCGGCGCGCCTGCTCAATCAATGGCCGCTCAACGAACTGGACGCGTCCAGCCTCTATGGCGGAACTGCTGTCGGCTACAGCGATTACCCGCGTTACCAGCCGAGCCTGTAA
- a CDS encoding ArsR/SmtB family transcription factor — translation MTLDLNDIIKALSNPTRLQIMLWLKDPRVHFPTQERDPEEIGVCVSIIQEKVGLSQSTVSLYLTALQRADLVTSQRLGPWTYYRRNEKTIAQFVEQIGASL, via the coding sequence ATGACTCTTGATCTGAACGACATCATCAAAGCCCTTTCCAACCCCACACGCCTGCAAATCATGCTGTGGCTGAAGGATCCGCGCGTGCACTTCCCGACCCAGGAACGCGATCCGGAAGAAATCGGCGTGTGCGTCAGCATCATTCAGGAAAAGGTCGGCCTGTCGCAGTCCACCGTGTCGCTGTACCTGACGGCGCTGCAACGTGCTGATCTGGTGACCTCGCAGCGACTCGGGCCGTGGACGTATTACCGGCGCAACGAAAAGACCATTGCCCAGTTCGTCGAGCAGATCGGCGCCAGTCTTTGA
- the glcD gene encoding glycolate oxidase subunit GlcD, which translates to MNILYDERIDGVLPDVDKTAVRNQLNQQIPDLDLLWREEELKPYECDGLSAYRTTPMLVALPRRLEQVQKILEICHAQHVPVVARGAGTGLSGGALPLEKGLLLVMARFNNILHIDPAARTARVQPGVRNLAISQAAAPFGLYYAPDPSSQIACSIGGNVAENAGGVHCLKYGLTVHNLLKLEVLTVEGERLTLGSEALDSPGFDLLALFTGSEGLLGIITEVTVKLLPKPQVAKVLLASFDSVEKAGRAVADIIAAGIIPGGLEMMDNLAIRAAEDFIHAGYPIDAEAILLCELDGVEADVHDDCQRVREVMQQAGASEVRQAQDEAERVRFWAGRKNAFPAIGRLSPDYYCMDGTIPRRELPGVLEGIARLGVEHGLRVANVFHAGDGNMHPLILFDANQPGELARAEALGGQILELCVKVGGSITGEHGVGREKINQMCAQFNSDELTLFHAVKAAFDAQGLLNPGKNIPTLHRCAEFGAMHIHAGQLPFPELERF; encoded by the coding sequence ATGAACATTCTTTACGACGAGCGTATCGACGGTGTCCTGCCAGACGTGGACAAAACTGCCGTGCGCAATCAGCTCAACCAGCAGATCCCCGACCTCGACCTGCTCTGGCGCGAAGAAGAACTCAAGCCTTACGAATGCGATGGCCTCTCCGCGTATCGCACCACGCCAATGCTGGTCGCCCTGCCCCGGCGTCTGGAGCAAGTGCAGAAAATCCTCGAAATCTGCCACGCGCAACACGTACCGGTGGTCGCGCGCGGCGCCGGTACCGGGTTGTCGGGCGGTGCTTTGCCGCTGGAAAAAGGCCTGCTGCTGGTAATGGCACGCTTCAACAACATCCTGCATATCGACCCCGCGGCACGCACCGCACGGGTCCAGCCCGGGGTGCGCAACCTGGCGATTTCCCAGGCTGCCGCGCCGTTCGGTCTGTATTACGCGCCGGACCCATCGTCGCAAATCGCCTGTTCCATCGGCGGTAACGTCGCCGAAAACGCTGGCGGCGTGCACTGCCTCAAATACGGTTTGACCGTGCACAACTTGCTGAAACTCGAAGTGCTCACGGTCGAGGGCGAACGCCTGACGCTGGGCTCTGAAGCGCTTGATTCGCCCGGTTTCGACCTGCTCGCGCTGTTCACCGGATCGGAAGGTTTACTCGGGATCATCACTGAAGTCACGGTCAAACTGCTGCCCAAACCGCAGGTCGCGAAGGTCTTGCTGGCGAGTTTCGATTCCGTGGAAAAGGCTGGCCGCGCGGTCGCCGACATTATCGCCGCGGGGATCATCCCCGGCGGCCTGGAAATGATGGACAACCTGGCGATCCGCGCCGCCGAAGATTTTATCCACGCCGGTTACCCAATCGACGCCGAGGCGATTTTGTTGTGTGAACTGGACGGCGTCGAAGCCGATGTTCACGACGATTGCCAACGCGTGCGCGAGGTCATGCAACAGGCCGGCGCCAGCGAAGTTCGCCAGGCGCAGGACGAGGCGGAACGCGTACGCTTTTGGGCCGGGCGCAAAAATGCGTTCCCGGCGATCGGTCGCCTGTCGCCGGATTATTACTGCATGGACGGCACGATTCCGCGCCGCGAATTGCCCGGCGTGCTTGAGGGCATTGCCCGTCTCGGCGTCGAACACGGGTTGCGCGTCGCCAACGTTTTCCACGCCGGCGACGGCAACATGCACCCGCTGATCCTGTTCGACGCCAACCAGCCCGGCGAACTGGCGCGCGCCGAAGCGCTGGGCGGGCAAATCCTCGAACTGTGCGTGAAAGTCGGCGGCAGCATCACCGGCGAACACGGGGTCGGCCGCGAGAAAATCAATCAAATGTGCGCGCAGTTCAACAGCGACGAGTTGACTTTGTTTCACGCGGTCAAAGCCGCGTTCGATGCGCAAGGCCTGCTCAACCCCGGCAAAAATATCCCGACCCTGCACCGCTGCGCGGAATTCGGCGCGATGCACATTCACGCCGGGCAACTGCCGTTTCCTGAGCTGGAGCGTTTCTGA